In Deinococcus sp. QL22, the following are encoded in one genomic region:
- a CDS encoding ferritin-like domain-containing protein, producing MSNDTTKPANSRRQFLGAAGLMGAGALIAGCAPVIAAPPVKANLDATIFNFALNLEYLEAAFYLAAVGRLSELTTAGGDASKVTLPAGMTGNTVMPGLTGDTLAIVQEIAQDELAHVKVIRAVLGAAAVSQPQLNLSTSFSTAADLASGGKLKGFNPYANPLYFLHGAFVFEDVGVTAYKGAARLLVDDKPAGNLENAAGILAVEAYHAGTIRTLLYQQRAVSDATLTAGLTVAQIVQAISNLRDSVDGADDRDQGIVGGVGNPDFVSTTAANIVPTDVNGIAYSRTPRQVANIVQLNADAKNETFSFFPNGLSGNYSAILAL from the coding sequence ATGAGCAACGACACCACTAAGCCCGCCAACAGCCGCCGTCAATTCCTCGGAGCCGCTGGCCTGATGGGAGCAGGCGCACTGATCGCCGGATGCGCCCCCGTGATCGCCGCCCCCCCCGTCAAGGCCAACCTCGACGCCACCATCTTCAACTTCGCGCTGAACCTTGAGTACCTGGAAGCGGCGTTCTACCTCGCTGCCGTGGGCCGCTTGAGTGAGCTGACTACGGCAGGCGGCGACGCAAGCAAGGTCACCCTGCCCGCCGGAATGACCGGCAACACGGTCATGCCTGGGCTGACGGGCGACACCCTTGCTATCGTCCAGGAAATTGCCCAGGACGAACTGGCGCACGTCAAGGTTATCCGCGCTGTCCTGGGCGCTGCTGCTGTCTCGCAGCCCCAGCTCAACCTCTCCACCTCGTTCAGCACTGCCGCCGATCTGGCCAGTGGCGGCAAGCTCAAGGGATTCAACCCCTACGCTAACCCGCTGTACTTCCTGCACGGGGCGTTCGTCTTCGAGGACGTGGGCGTGACCGCCTACAAGGGCGCTGCCCGTCTGCTGGTTGACGACAAGCCTGCCGGCAACCTGGAGAATGCCGCTGGCATCCTGGCCGTCGAGGCCTACCACGCCGGCACGATCCGCACCCTTTTGTACCAGCAGAGGGCGGTCAGCGACGCCACGCTCACCGCTGGCCTGACCGTCGCCCAGATCGTGCAGGCGATCAGCAACCTCCGCGACAGTGTGGACGGCGCCGACGACCGCGATCAGGGCATCGTGGGCGGCGTGGGCAACCCCGACTTCGTGTCCACCACGGCGGCTAACATCGTGCCGACCGATGTGAACGGTATCGCTTATAGCCGCACGCCCCGTCAGGTGGCGAACATCGTGCAGCTCAACGCTGACGCCAAGAACGAAACCTTCAGCTTCTTCCCCAACGGCCTCAGCGGCAACTACAGCGCCATTCTCGCCCTGTAA
- a CDS encoding malate dehydrogenase: MTTKPPIRVAVTGAAGQIGYSLLFRIASGDMLGKDQPVILHLLEITPALKALNGVVMELRDCAFPLLADIVTSDDPMVAFKDIDYALLVGAMPRKAGMERGDLLSANGGIFKPQGEALNAVASRDVKVLVVGNPANTNALIAQQNAPDLNPGQFTAMVRLDHNRAISQLAQQTGKPVSSIQNLTIWGNHSSTQYPDLSAATVDGQPALDLVERDWYENSYISTVAKRGAAIIEARGLSSAASAASAAIDHMRDWALGTAEGQWVSMGIPSDGSYGIPEGLIYGFPVTCKNGQYEIVQGLEVSEFSRGKMDATAQELTEERDEVRKLGLVK; this comes from the coding sequence ATGACTACCAAACCACCCATTCGCGTTGCCGTGACTGGCGCAGCCGGACAGATCGGCTACAGCCTGCTGTTCCGCATCGCTTCCGGCGACATGCTGGGCAAAGACCAGCCCGTTATTCTGCACCTGCTGGAAATCACACCCGCCCTGAAAGCCCTCAACGGCGTCGTGATGGAACTCCGCGACTGCGCCTTCCCGCTGCTGGCCGATATCGTGACCAGCGACGATCCGATGGTGGCCTTCAAAGACATCGACTACGCCCTGCTGGTGGGCGCGATGCCCCGCAAAGCTGGCATGGAACGCGGCGACCTGCTGAGCGCCAACGGCGGCATCTTCAAACCTCAAGGCGAGGCGCTGAACGCCGTCGCCAGCCGGGATGTGAAGGTGCTGGTGGTGGGCAACCCCGCCAACACCAACGCCCTGATCGCCCAGCAAAATGCCCCCGACCTGAACCCCGGACAGTTCACGGCGATGGTGCGCCTCGATCACAACCGCGCCATCTCGCAATTGGCCCAGCAGACCGGCAAGCCCGTGAGCAGCATCCAGAACCTGACCATCTGGGGCAATCACTCCAGCACCCAGTATCCCGACCTGAGCGCGGCCACCGTGGACGGCCAGCCCGCCCTCGATCTGGTAGAGCGCGACTGGTATGAGAACAGCTACATTTCTACCGTTGCCAAGCGCGGCGCGGCCATCATCGAAGCACGCGGCCTGAGCAGCGCGGCCAGTGCGGCCAGCGCCGCCATCGACCATATGCGCGATTGGGCGCTGGGCACGGCGGAAGGCCAGTGGGTCAGCATGGGCATTCCCAGCGACGGCAGCTACGGCATTCCCGAAGGCCTGATCTACGGCTTCCCCGTGACCTGCAAGAACGGCCAGTACGAAATCGTGCAGGGCCTGGAAGTCAGCGAGTTCAGCCGGGGCAAAATGGACGCTACCGCGCAGGAACTGACTGAGGAACGCGACGAAGTACGGAAACTGGGCCTCGTCAAGTAA
- a CDS encoding ComEC/Rec2 family competence protein, whose protein sequence is MDSGGSVNSDYDVGERTVVPALRALGVRKLDLVIATHADTDHIEGISGVLRGLPVGELWVGHLKTDDPMLTTVLLTARERRVPVREVRRGDQLKVSGLTLNVLWPVGKVWSTEDNDNSVAVTLESQGWRTALLGDLADPAEALIGAGKLDLLKAAHHGSRFSSGEAVLAQTRPKDVLISVGRNTYGHPHPAVLARIEAVGQRCGARIRRARCAGPCPSGRRDAGCGRAA, encoded by the coding sequence GTGGATTCAGGCGGCAGCGTCAATTCCGACTACGACGTGGGAGAGCGCACGGTGGTCCCGGCGTTGCGTGCGCTGGGCGTGCGGAAGCTGGATCTGGTCATCGCCACTCACGCCGACACCGACCACATCGAGGGCATTTCCGGCGTGCTGCGCGGCCTGCCTGTGGGGGAACTGTGGGTGGGCCACCTCAAAACCGATGACCCCATGCTGACGACGGTGCTGCTGACTGCCCGCGAACGCCGCGTGCCGGTACGCGAAGTCCGGCGCGGCGACCAACTGAAAGTGTCGGGTCTGACCCTGAACGTGCTGTGGCCGGTGGGTAAGGTCTGGAGTACCGAGGACAACGACAATTCTGTGGCGGTCACGCTGGAGTCTCAGGGTTGGCGCACCGCTCTTTTGGGTGACCTGGCTGACCCCGCCGAAGCCCTGATCGGAGCGGGCAAACTGGACTTGCTGAAGGCCGCGCACCACGGCAGCCGCTTTTCCAGCGGAGAGGCGGTACTGGCCCAAACCCGCCCCAAAGACGTGCTGATCAGCGTGGGGCGTAACACCTACGGCCATCCTCATCCGGCGGTGCTGGCCCGAATTGAGGCGGTGGGGCAAAGGTGTGGCGCACGGATACGCAGGGCACGGTGCGCTGGCCCTTGCCCTAGCGGGCGGCGCGACGCGGGATGTGGGAGAGCAGCTTGA
- a CDS encoding ComEC/Rec2 family competence protein — protein MLAGLLLAWSDARPLLLAGALLGGVAGFGSVRLQAAQPDPMTPWIGAHVTLTDDWDGQFLTLHDPRARLAVAPKPGIPTGRVTLSGRLVRPDGRRIPGGFDQAAWLRSQGGLFLPTPTAILVAARVRSSTPENGLRGWFRRGLITGLGQREAALMQAIELGDRNDIGQEKFAEGYGVRDAFNRAGLAHLMALSGQNVALITGVLIWLLTRAGVPNLWRYLAPRCCWCRIWCSWWGFRLASRGPSSWASRS, from the coding sequence GTGTTGGCTGGGTTGCTCTTGGCATGGTCAGATGCTCGCCCACTGTTGCTGGCGGGAGCGTTGCTGGGCGGCGTGGCAGGCTTCGGCTCGGTGCGCTTGCAGGCGGCCCAACCCGACCCCATGACCCCCTGGATCGGCGCACATGTCACGCTGACCGACGACTGGGACGGCCAATTCCTGACCCTGCACGACCCCCGTGCGCGGCTGGCGGTGGCCCCCAAACCCGGCATTCCCACAGGCCGCGTCACGCTCAGCGGGCGACTGGTGCGTCCCGATGGGCGGCGCATTCCCGGCGGATTCGATCAGGCGGCGTGGCTGCGCTCGCAGGGCGGGCTGTTTTTGCCCACGCCGACGGCCATTCTGGTGGCGGCCCGCGTGCGCTCCAGCACCCCCGAAAACGGTCTGCGCGGGTGGTTCCGGCGCGGCCTGATCACGGGCCTCGGCCAACGCGAAGCGGCGCTGATGCAGGCCATAGAACTCGGAGACCGCAACGACATCGGGCAGGAGAAGTTTGCGGAAGGCTACGGTGTCCGAGACGCCTTTAACCGCGCTGGGCTGGCGCACCTGATGGCTTTATCGGGCCAGAATGTCGCCCTGATTACGGGCGTGTTGATCTGGCTCCTCACGCGGGCGGGTGTGCCGAACCTGTGGCGCTACCTTGCCCCGCGCTGTTGCTGGTGCCGTATCTGGTGCAGTTGGTGGGGTTTTCGCCTAGCATCACGCGGGCCGTCATCATGGGCTTCGCGGTCATGA
- a CDS encoding helix-hairpin-helix domain-containing protein: protein MNSWIGTLWQAADSERKWALALAAGVLLLGGLTLGPALFPSPRVPTITRQVLPLVAAAPSAEPPVYPRTASVQPLISGRLNLNTASSEQLEALPKVGPSMAALIIAARPLRSIADLDAIKGVGESTLKALTPLVSF, encoded by the coding sequence GTGAATAGCTGGATAGGCACCCTGTGGCAAGCGGCAGATTCGGAACGGAAATGGGCCCTGGCGTTGGCAGCGGGTGTGCTGCTCCTCGGCGGGCTGACGCTGGGGCCAGCGCTGTTTCCATCGCCGCGAGTGCCCACCATCACGCGCCAGGTTCTGCCTCTGGTTGCTGCCGCGCCGAGTGCCGAGCCACCGGTTTATCCCCGCACCGCCAGCGTGCAGCCCCTGATTTCGGGCCGCCTGAATCTGAACACCGCCTCCTCCGAGCAACTGGAAGCCCTGCCCAAAGTGGGGCCGAGCATGGCCGCCCTGATCATTGCGGCCCGCCCACTGCGCTCTATTGCTGATCTGGACGCCATAAAAGGCGTAGGCGAAAGCACCTTGAAAGCCCTCACGCCGCTGGTCTCGTTTTGA